In the Kribbella sp. NBC_00482 genome, one interval contains:
- a CDS encoding glutamate synthase subunit beta, with product MADPKGFLTTGREVADRRPVDERVQDWKEVYPGGPGKALLPIITKQAGRCMDCGIPFCHNGCPLGNLIPEWNDLVWRDDWSSAIERLHATNNFPEFTGRLCPAPCETSCVLGINQDPVTIKNVEVAIIDKAWETGDVKPQPPEWLTGKTIAVVGSGPAGLAAAQQLTRAGHTVAVYERADAPGGLLRYGIPEFKMEKEQVDRRIQQMKEEGTVFRSGVNVGVDVTGTQLKQRYDAVVIATGATAARDLPVPGREYGGIHQAMEYLPQSNRVSLGQTVADQIVATGKDVVIIGGGDTGADCLGTAHRQGARTVTQLEIMPRPSDDRPGHQPWPTYPMIYRVASAHEEGGDRVYAVSTVNFEADADGNVSGLNLVEVEFKDGKFNPVEGSERTIPAQLVLLAMGFVGPEREGFLEQLGVELDERGNVKRDNRYQTTVEGVFACGDAGRGQSLIVWAIAEGRSCAGGVDAHLTGSSTLPTPIPPTARPLAV from the coding sequence ATGGCTGACCCCAAGGGATTCCTGACGACCGGACGGGAGGTCGCCGACCGGCGGCCGGTCGACGAGCGGGTGCAGGACTGGAAAGAGGTCTACCCCGGCGGGCCCGGCAAGGCGCTGCTGCCGATCATCACCAAGCAGGCCGGCCGCTGCATGGACTGCGGCATCCCGTTCTGCCACAACGGCTGCCCGCTGGGCAACCTGATCCCGGAGTGGAACGACCTGGTCTGGCGGGACGACTGGTCGAGCGCGATCGAGCGGCTGCACGCGACCAACAACTTCCCGGAGTTCACCGGCCGGCTCTGCCCGGCGCCGTGCGAGACGTCCTGCGTCCTGGGCATCAACCAGGACCCGGTGACGATCAAGAACGTCGAGGTCGCGATCATCGACAAGGCCTGGGAGACCGGCGACGTCAAGCCGCAGCCGCCGGAGTGGCTGACCGGTAAGACGATCGCGGTCGTCGGGTCCGGCCCGGCCGGCCTGGCCGCCGCCCAGCAGCTGACCCGCGCGGGTCACACGGTCGCGGTGTACGAGCGCGCCGACGCCCCGGGCGGCCTGCTGCGGTACGGCATTCCCGAGTTCAAGATGGAAAAGGAACAGGTCGACCGCCGCATCCAGCAGATGAAGGAAGAGGGCACGGTCTTCCGCTCCGGCGTCAACGTCGGCGTGGACGTCACGGGCACCCAGCTCAAGCAGCGGTACGACGCGGTCGTGATCGCCACCGGCGCCACCGCAGCACGGGACCTTCCGGTGCCGGGCCGTGAGTACGGCGGCATCCACCAGGCGATGGAGTACCTGCCGCAGTCCAACCGGGTCTCGCTCGGACAGACCGTCGCGGACCAGATCGTTGCGACCGGCAAGGACGTGGTGATCATCGGCGGCGGCGACACCGGCGCCGACTGCCTCGGTACGGCGCACCGGCAGGGCGCGCGGACGGTGACCCAGCTGGAGATCATGCCGCGGCCCTCCGACGACCGCCCGGGCCACCAGCCGTGGCCGACGTACCCGATGATCTACCGGGTCGCCTCCGCCCACGAGGAGGGCGGCGACCGGGTGTACGCCGTCTCGACGGTGAACTTCGAGGCCGATGCCGACGGCAACGTCTCGGGGCTGAACCTGGTCGAGGTCGAGTTCAAGGACGGGAAGTTCAACCCGGTCGAGGGCTCCGAGCGGACGATCCCGGCGCAGCTGGTGCTGCTGGCGATGGGCTTCGTCGGCCCGGAGCGCGAGGGATTCCTCGAGCAGCTCGGCGTCGAGCTCGACGAGCGCGGCAACGTGAAGCGGGACAACCGGTACCAGACCACGGTCGAGGGCGTCTTCGCCTGCGGTGACGCCGGCCGCGGCCAGTCGCTGATCGTCTGGGCCATCGCCGAGGGCCGCTCCTGCGCCGGCGGCGTGGACGCCCACCTCACCGGATCGTCGACGCTTCCGACGCCGATCCCGCCCACCGCCCGCCCGCTGGCAGTCTGA
- a CDS encoding helix-turn-helix domain-containing protein, with protein MYDEQTRAIALAAMAAGESLNAISKRLGVSRAALRDWRDGKVRRSPMSNCPRCGSGTLDAPSYAHLLGLYLGDGCLSRHRREVYALRIACDDAYPRLIDEAEGVVRAVHPNRSVHRVRAVGCTSVMSYWKHWPCLFPQHAPGRKHLRRIELVDWQREIVAEYPELFLRGLFNSDGCRVANWTTRTVAGQTKRYEYPRYMFSNESADIMRLCQAALDLLHIPWRMPRPNALSVARREAVGRMDGFVGPKA; from the coding sequence ATGTATGACGAGCAGACGCGAGCGATCGCACTCGCGGCGATGGCAGCCGGTGAGAGTCTCAACGCGATCAGCAAGCGGCTCGGGGTCAGTCGGGCTGCGCTTCGGGACTGGCGGGATGGCAAGGTACGTCGGTCGCCGATGAGCAACTGCCCGCGATGCGGAAGCGGGACGCTCGACGCCCCGTCGTACGCGCACCTGCTGGGGCTGTATCTGGGAGACGGGTGCCTGTCACGGCACCGGCGAGAGGTGTATGCGCTGCGGATTGCTTGCGACGACGCGTACCCGCGGCTGATCGACGAGGCTGAGGGCGTCGTACGGGCTGTGCACCCGAACCGGTCGGTGCATCGGGTGCGGGCCGTTGGGTGTACGTCGGTCATGTCGTACTGGAAGCACTGGCCGTGTCTGTTTCCTCAGCACGCGCCCGGGCGGAAACATCTGCGGAGGATCGAACTGGTCGACTGGCAACGGGAGATCGTTGCCGAGTACCCCGAACTGTTCCTGCGCGGCCTCTTCAACTCCGACGGCTGCCGCGTCGCCAACTGGACCACCAGAACCGTCGCGGGCCAGACCAAGCGGTACGAGTACCCGCGTTACATGTTCTCCAACGAGTCCGCCGACATCATGCGCCTGTGCCAGGCGGCGCTCGACCTGCTCCACATCCCCTGGCGTATGCCGCGCCCCAACGCTCTGTCGGTCGCCCGCCGTGAAGCTGTTGGTCGTATGGATGGGTTCGTCGGGCCGAAGGCCTAG
- the pyk gene encoding pyruvate kinase — MRRAKIVCTLGPATAAPERIMELVQAGMDVARLNLSHGAHAEHERIYQRIRTAAAETGKNVGILVDLQGPKIRLAEFAEGKATLTYGERFTITTREVPGDQTICGTTYDGLAGDVEPGDQLLIDDGRIALVAEEVTETDVICRVTVGGPVSNHKGINLPGVAVSVPAMSEKDAEDLRWALHLPADMIALSFVRDASDIQLVHKIMDEEGLRLPVVAKIEKPQAVANLDEIIEAFDGFMVARGDLGVELPLEEVPLVQKLIIDQARLNAKPVIVATQMLESMISAPRPTRAEASDVANAVLDGADAVMLSGETSVGRFPIETVKTMARIVESTEEHGLSRVQEIEWEPKTKGGVIARAAADVAERLEAKYLIAFTQSGDTALRLARYRTEVPLLAFTPVPSVSSWLSVVWGITTHIVPTVDHTDEMVRQVDQRLLELGILNKGDLVVIVAGSPPSIPGSTNALRVHRMGDAIEGNAPAYRSPNP, encoded by the coding sequence GTGCGTCGCGCAAAGATCGTTTGTACGCTCGGCCCGGCTACGGCCGCCCCGGAGCGCATCATGGAACTCGTCCAAGCAGGTATGGACGTCGCAAGGCTGAACCTGAGCCACGGCGCCCATGCCGAGCATGAGCGCATCTACCAGCGGATTCGGACCGCTGCCGCGGAGACCGGCAAGAACGTCGGCATCCTGGTGGACCTGCAGGGCCCGAAGATCCGGCTGGCCGAGTTCGCCGAGGGAAAGGCCACGCTGACCTACGGCGAGCGCTTCACCATCACCACCCGCGAGGTACCGGGTGACCAGACCATCTGCGGAACGACGTACGACGGTCTGGCCGGTGACGTGGAGCCGGGTGACCAGCTGCTCATCGACGACGGCCGGATCGCGCTCGTCGCCGAGGAGGTCACCGAGACCGACGTGATCTGCCGGGTCACCGTCGGCGGCCCGGTGTCGAACCACAAGGGCATCAACCTGCCGGGGGTCGCGGTCAGCGTGCCGGCGATGTCGGAGAAGGACGCCGAGGACCTGCGCTGGGCGCTGCACCTGCCGGCCGACATGATCGCGCTGTCGTTCGTCCGGGACGCCTCCGACATCCAGTTGGTGCACAAGATCATGGACGAGGAGGGGCTGCGGCTCCCGGTCGTCGCCAAGATCGAGAAGCCGCAGGCGGTCGCCAACCTGGACGAGATCATCGAGGCGTTCGACGGGTTCATGGTGGCCCGCGGTGACCTCGGCGTGGAGCTCCCGCTCGAGGAGGTCCCGCTGGTCCAGAAGCTCATCATCGACCAGGCCCGGCTGAACGCGAAGCCGGTGATCGTCGCCACCCAGATGCTGGAGTCGATGATCTCCGCGCCGCGGCCGACCCGGGCCGAGGCCTCCGACGTCGCGAACGCCGTACTCGACGGCGCCGACGCGGTCATGCTGTCCGGTGAGACCAGCGTCGGCCGGTTCCCGATCGAGACCGTCAAGACGATGGCCCGGATCGTGGAGTCGACCGAGGAGCACGGCCTCAGCCGGGTCCAGGAGATCGAGTGGGAGCCGAAGACCAAGGGCGGCGTGATCGCCCGCGCCGCCGCGGACGTGGCGGAGCGGCTGGAGGCGAAGTACCTGATCGCGTTCACCCAGTCCGGTGACACCGCGCTCCGCCTCGCCCGCTATCGCACCGAGGTCCCGCTGCTCGCGTTCACGCCCGTCCCGTCGGTCAGCTCCTGGCTGAGCGTGGTGTGGGGCATCACCACCCACATCGTTCCCACCGTCGATCACACCGACGAAATGGTCCGCCAGGTCGACCAGCGCCTCCTCGAACTCGGCATCCTCAACAAGGGCGACCTGGTAGTCATCGTCGCCGGCTCCCCACCCAGCATCCCCGGCTCCACCAACGCCCTCCGAGTCCACCGCATGGGCGACGCCATAGAAGGCAACGCCCCCGCCTACCGAAGCCCCAACCCGTAA
- the gltB gene encoding glutamate synthase large subunit, with protein sequence MFGVPPAQNRHRPSEGLYDGNHEHDACGVAFVATLTGVPSHDIVAKALTALRNLEHRGASGAEPDSGDGAGILIQVPDAFYRKVCDFELPAAHSYATGIAFLPADADDAAKAIDRIEELADEEQLKVVGWRDVPTTPGLLGATARSVMPTFKQLFVTAKAGRVLGLALERMAFRLRKRAEKETETYFPSLSGRTITYKGMLTTDQLDKFFPELTDPDLASAIGIVHSRFSTNTFPSWPLAHPYRYIAHNGEINTVQGNRNWMRAREALLSSDLIPGDLEQLYPICTPSASDSASFDEVLELLHLGGRSLPHAMLMMIPEAWENAATMDQQRRAFYEFHSTLMEPWDGPASVVFSDGTKVGAVLDRNGLRPSRYWVTDDGLVVLASEAGVLDIDPATVTEKGRLEPGRIFLVDVDAHRIITDAEVKNALAAEHPYDEWLHAGLIRFEDLHEREHVVHSHASVTRRQQVFGYTEEELRVILTPMAKAGAEPIGSMGTDTPIAVLSDRPRLLFDYFAQLFAQVTNPPLDAIREELVTSLSSSLGPESNLLNPSPASCRQVVIPFPVITNDELAKLRHINLDGDMPGLATTVLRGVYDVEGGGEALRTRLDEICVEADAAISDGARILVLSDRHSNADSAPIPSLLLTAAVHHHLVRRKTRTQVGLVVEAGDVREVHHVALLMGYGAAAINPYLALESVEDLCRRGTYLPGIEPEQAIRNVVKSLGKGVLKVMSKMGVSTVASYTGAQIFEANGLSPFLVDIYFTGTSSRIGGVGLDAIAEEVRRRHLRAYPADGILPAHRKLEIGGEYQWRREGEPHLFDPDTVFRLQHSTRTGRYDIFKQYTSKIDEQSERLMTLRGLFGFKSDRGPIPIDEVEPVSAIVKRFSTGAMSYGSISAEAHTTLAIAMNQLGGKSNTGEGGEDADRLYDPARRSSIKQVASGRFGVTAEYLTNSDDIQIKMAQGAKPGEGGQLPGPKVYPWVANTRHSTPGVGLISPPPHHDIYSIEDLAQLIHDLKNANPRARIHVKLVSEVGVGTIAAGVSKAHADVVLISGHDGGTGAAPLTSLKHAGGPWELGLAETQQTLLLNGLRDRIVVQTDGQLKTGRDVIIAALLGAEEYGFATAPLVVSGCIMMRVCHLDTCPVGVATQNPVLRERFSGKPEFVVNFFEFIAEEVREYLAELGFRTLDEAIGHAEVLDIQRAVDHWKADGLDLSPILHVPALPEGASLHQTTEQNHGLDKALDNELIRICRPALDNGEPVRAQLAIRNVNRTVGTMLGHEITKRYRAAGLADGTIDLTFTGSAGNSFAAFVPNGVTLRLEGDANDYVGKGLSGGRVVIRPDRHARFDAADQIIAGNVIAYGATSGELFISGGVGQRFCVRNSGATAIVESVGDHACEYMTGGRVVVLGAVGRNFAAGMSGGVAHVLDLDHTLVNPELVDLHPVTTDESELLHDLVRRHFEETGSERAAKLLADWEAAGSRFTTVMPRDYARVLAAKAAAERDGLDEDATTRAMMEAI encoded by the coding sequence ATGTTTGGTGTCCCCCCTGCCCAAAACCGGCACCGCCCGAGCGAGGGCCTGTACGACGGAAACCACGAGCATGACGCTTGCGGTGTTGCTTTCGTCGCGACCTTGACCGGTGTTCCCAGCCACGACATCGTGGCGAAGGCCTTGACCGCCCTGCGGAACCTCGAGCACCGTGGCGCGTCCGGTGCCGAACCCGACTCCGGCGACGGCGCCGGCATCCTGATCCAGGTACCGGACGCCTTCTACCGCAAGGTGTGCGACTTCGAGCTGCCGGCGGCGCACAGCTATGCGACCGGTATCGCGTTCCTGCCGGCCGACGCCGACGACGCCGCGAAGGCGATCGACCGGATCGAGGAGCTGGCGGACGAGGAGCAGCTGAAGGTGGTCGGCTGGCGGGACGTCCCGACCACGCCCGGCCTGCTCGGCGCGACCGCGCGTTCGGTGATGCCGACCTTCAAGCAGCTGTTCGTGACCGCGAAGGCGGGCCGCGTGCTCGGCCTGGCGCTGGAGCGGATGGCGTTCCGGCTGCGGAAGCGGGCCGAGAAGGAGACCGAGACCTACTTCCCGTCGCTGTCCGGCCGGACCATCACCTACAAGGGGATGCTGACCACGGACCAGCTGGACAAGTTCTTCCCCGAGCTGACCGACCCCGACCTCGCCTCCGCGATCGGGATCGTGCACTCGCGGTTCTCCACGAACACGTTCCCGTCCTGGCCGCTGGCCCACCCGTACCGGTACATCGCCCACAACGGTGAGATCAACACCGTCCAGGGCAACCGGAACTGGATGCGCGCCCGCGAGGCGCTGCTGTCCAGCGACCTGATCCCGGGCGACCTGGAGCAGCTCTACCCGATCTGTACGCCGAGCGCGTCGGACTCGGCCTCGTTCGACGAGGTTCTGGAGCTCCTGCACCTCGGCGGCCGCTCGCTGCCGCACGCGATGCTGATGATGATCCCGGAGGCGTGGGAGAACGCCGCCACGATGGACCAGCAGCGGCGCGCGTTCTACGAGTTCCACTCGACGCTGATGGAGCCGTGGGACGGCCCGGCGTCGGTGGTCTTCTCCGACGGCACCAAGGTCGGCGCGGTCCTGGACCGCAACGGCCTGCGTCCCTCGCGGTACTGGGTGACCGACGACGGTCTCGTCGTACTCGCCTCCGAGGCCGGCGTCCTGGACATCGACCCGGCCACCGTGACCGAGAAGGGCCGGCTCGAGCCGGGCCGGATCTTCCTGGTCGACGTCGACGCGCACCGGATCATCACCGACGCCGAGGTGAAGAACGCGCTCGCCGCCGAGCACCCGTACGACGAGTGGCTGCACGCCGGCCTGATCCGGTTCGAAGACCTGCACGAGCGGGAGCACGTCGTCCACAGCCACGCGTCGGTGACCCGGCGCCAGCAGGTCTTCGGGTACACCGAGGAGGAGCTGCGCGTCATCCTCACCCCGATGGCGAAGGCCGGCGCGGAGCCGATCGGCTCGATGGGCACCGACACGCCGATCGCCGTCCTGAGCGACCGGCCGCGGCTGCTGTTCGACTACTTCGCGCAGCTGTTCGCGCAGGTCACGAACCCGCCGCTGGACGCGATCCGCGAGGAGCTGGTGACCTCGCTGTCCTCCAGCCTCGGCCCGGAGTCGAACCTGCTCAACCCGAGCCCGGCGTCCTGCCGTCAGGTCGTGATCCCGTTCCCGGTGATCACCAACGACGAGCTGGCCAAGCTCCGGCACATCAACCTCGACGGCGACATGCCCGGCCTGGCCACCACGGTCCTGCGCGGCGTGTACGACGTCGAAGGCGGCGGCGAGGCGCTCCGGACCCGCCTGGACGAGATCTGCGTCGAGGCCGACGCCGCGATCAGCGACGGCGCCCGCATCCTGGTGCTGTCCGACCGGCACTCGAACGCCGACAGCGCGCCGATCCCGTCGCTGCTGCTGACCGCTGCGGTTCATCACCACCTGGTGCGGAGGAAGACCCGCACCCAGGTCGGTCTCGTCGTCGAGGCCGGTGACGTCCGCGAGGTCCACCACGTCGCGCTCCTGATGGGGTACGGCGCGGCAGCGATCAACCCGTACCTGGCGCTGGAGTCCGTCGAGGACCTGTGCCGGCGCGGTACCTACCTGCCCGGCATCGAGCCCGAGCAGGCGATCCGCAACGTGGTGAAGTCGCTCGGCAAGGGCGTCCTCAAGGTGATGTCGAAGATGGGTGTCTCGACGGTCGCGTCGTACACCGGCGCCCAGATCTTCGAGGCGAACGGGCTGTCCCCGTTCTTGGTCGACATCTACTTCACCGGTACGTCGTCCAGGATCGGCGGCGTCGGCCTGGACGCGATCGCCGAGGAGGTGCGGCGTCGCCACCTGCGCGCGTACCCGGCCGACGGCATCCTGCCGGCGCACCGCAAGCTCGAGATCGGCGGCGAGTACCAGTGGCGCCGCGAGGGCGAGCCGCACCTGTTCGACCCGGACACGGTCTTCCGGCTGCAGCACAGCACCCGGACCGGGCGGTACGACATCTTCAAGCAGTACACGTCGAAGATCGACGAGCAGTCCGAGCGGCTGATGACGCTGCGTGGCCTGTTCGGCTTCAAGAGCGACCGCGGCCCGATCCCGATCGACGAGGTCGAGCCGGTCAGCGCGATCGTCAAGCGGTTCTCCACCGGTGCGATGAGCTACGGCTCGATCAGCGCCGAGGCACACACCACGCTGGCGATCGCGATGAACCAGCTCGGCGGCAAGTCGAACACCGGCGAGGGCGGCGAGGACGCCGATCGGCTGTACGACCCGGCCCGGCGGAGTTCGATCAAGCAGGTCGCGTCGGGTCGTTTCGGCGTCACCGCGGAGTACCTGACGAACTCCGACGACATCCAGATCAAGATGGCGCAGGGCGCGAAGCCCGGTGAGGGCGGGCAGCTGCCCGGCCCGAAGGTGTACCCGTGGGTGGCGAACACCCGGCACTCGACGCCGGGCGTCGGTCTGATCTCGCCGCCGCCGCACCACGACATCTACTCGATCGAGGACCTGGCGCAGCTGATCCACGACCTGAAGAACGCGAACCCGCGGGCGCGGATCCACGTGAAGCTGGTCTCCGAGGTCGGCGTCGGCACGATCGCGGCCGGTGTCTCGAAGGCGCACGCGGACGTCGTACTGATCTCCGGCCACGACGGCGGTACGGGCGCGGCGCCGCTGACCTCGCTGAAGCACGCGGGCGGTCCGTGGGAGCTGGGTCTCGCCGAGACGCAGCAGACCCTGCTGCTGAACGGTTTGCGCGACCGCATCGTCGTACAGACCGACGGTCAGTTGAAGACCGGGCGGGACGTGATCATCGCGGCGCTGCTCGGCGCGGAGGAGTACGGTTTCGCAACCGCGCCGCTCGTGGTGTCGGGCTGCATCATGATGCGGGTCTGCCACCTGGACACCTGCCCGGTGGGCGTCGCGACGCAGAACCCGGTGCTGCGGGAGCGGTTCTCCGGCAAGCCCGAGTTCGTCGTGAACTTCTTCGAGTTCATCGCCGAGGAGGTCCGCGAGTACCTGGCGGAGCTCGGGTTCCGGACCCTGGACGAGGCGATCGGGCACGCCGAAGTACTCGACATCCAGCGCGCCGTCGACCACTGGAAGGCCGACGGGCTCGACCTGTCGCCGATCCTGCACGTGCCGGCGCTGCCCGAGGGTGCGTCGCTGCACCAGACCACCGAGCAGAACCACGGTCTGGACAAGGCGCTCGACAACGAGCTGATCCGGATCTGCCGGCCGGCTCTGGACAACGGCGAACCGGTCCGGGCACAGCTCGCGATCCGCAACGTCAACCGGACCGTCGGCACGATGCTCGGCCACGAGATCACCAAGCGGTACCGCGCGGCCGGCCTGGCCGACGGCACCATCGACCTGACCTTCACCGGGTCGGCCGGCAACTCGTTCGCCGCCTTCGTCCCGAACGGTGTCACGCTGCGGCTCGAGGGCGATGCCAACGACTACGTCGGCAAGGGCCTGTCCGGCGGCCGGGTCGTCATCCGGCCGGACCGGCACGCGCGGTTCGACGCCGCCGACCAGATCATCGCCGGCAACGTGATCGCGTACGGCGCGACGTCCGGCGAACTGTTCATCAGCGGCGGCGTCGGGCAACGGTTCTGCGTCCGGAACTCCGGCGCGACCGCGATCGTCGAATCGGTCGGCGATCACGCCTGCGAGTACATGACCGGTGGGCGCGTCGTCGTACTCGGCGCCGTCGGCCGGAACTTCGCGGCGGGCATGTCGGGCGGCGTGGCCCACGTGCTCGACCTGGACCACACCCTGGTGAACCCGGAGCTGGTGGATCTGCACCCGGTCACCACGGACGAGTCCGAACTGCTGCACGACCTGGTCCGCAGGCACTTCGAGGAGACCGGTTCGGAACGGGCGGCCAAGCTGCTCGCCGACTGGGAAGCGGCAGGTTCGCGGTTTACGACAGTGATGCCCCGCGACTACGCCCGGGTGCTGGCGGCCAAGGCGGCCGCCGAGCGCGACGGCCTGGACGAGGACGCCACCACGCGAGCGATGATGGAGGCCATCTGA
- a CDS encoding metallophosphoesterase family protein: MSVVLRLVTKERLRAVAPWAGLSLLFVLTSVVVGLFGFVNDSERVTIGAHAATVSPTFDGHATLDLGAVLPRLRIPTHTPGGVGVNVDVQETDADNLTELLTRDTLIASQPDGEIGRIQQVIQEMAVDNAIAGAGSGLLVVVVVATLWRALGVRRRSELWHLVHRHERRTEHRMIVILVAMLITIASIFGPGRMRQPDVPPTQWQPLFKLLPEMSFDSRLKTVEVASGFSTTGGVGVIRTLVETYKKSTELYGELKDRVAEVSPQLHKPNENEKVALLVSDRHDNIGIDGFAAEVAKAGGAKLLIDAGDDTSSGQSWEAFSINSLRQHFKDFKVVSVAGNHDAGGHVEEFMRKAGFTVLDSKPVEVEGIRFLGDSDPTRTGLGSADTPGDETIEQQSQRLADIACDQPDDKRISTMVVHDPSSFADTAARGCATLLLSGHLHRQVGPEHRVVDNRAVTTYTNGTTGGAAYAFALGYTLRKPGEVTLITYQKGLPVGLQTVTAQPSGDVTVGPYTPLGS; encoded by the coding sequence GTGAGTGTGGTTCTCCGGCTGGTGACGAAAGAGCGGCTGCGGGCGGTTGCGCCGTGGGCCGGGTTGAGCCTGCTCTTCGTGCTGACGTCGGTCGTGGTGGGACTCTTCGGGTTCGTGAACGATTCCGAGCGGGTCACGATCGGCGCGCACGCGGCGACCGTGTCACCGACGTTCGACGGGCATGCGACGCTCGACCTCGGCGCCGTACTGCCGCGGTTGCGGATACCGACCCACACGCCGGGCGGCGTCGGCGTCAACGTCGACGTCCAGGAGACCGACGCCGACAACCTCACCGAGCTGCTCACCCGCGACACCCTGATCGCCTCCCAGCCCGACGGTGAGATCGGGCGGATCCAGCAGGTCATCCAGGAGATGGCGGTCGACAACGCGATCGCCGGGGCCGGGTCCGGCCTGCTCGTGGTCGTGGTGGTCGCGACCCTGTGGAGGGCCCTCGGCGTACGGCGGCGCAGCGAGTTGTGGCACCTGGTGCACCGGCACGAACGCCGCACCGAGCACCGGATGATCGTCATCCTGGTCGCGATGCTGATCACGATCGCGTCGATCTTCGGGCCGGGACGGATGCGGCAGCCCGACGTACCGCCGACGCAGTGGCAGCCGTTGTTCAAGCTGCTGCCGGAGATGTCGTTCGACAGCCGGCTGAAGACGGTCGAGGTCGCGTCCGGGTTCTCCACCACCGGCGGGGTCGGGGTGATCCGGACGCTGGTCGAGACGTACAAGAAGTCCACCGAGCTGTACGGCGAGCTGAAGGACCGGGTCGCCGAGGTCTCCCCGCAGCTGCACAAGCCGAACGAGAACGAGAAGGTCGCCCTGCTGGTCTCGGACCGGCACGACAACATCGGGATCGACGGCTTCGCGGCCGAGGTGGCCAAGGCGGGCGGCGCCAAGCTGCTCATCGACGCCGGTGACGACACCTCGTCCGGGCAGAGCTGGGAAGCGTTCAGCATCAACTCGCTGCGGCAGCACTTCAAGGACTTCAAGGTGGTCTCGGTGGCCGGCAACCACGACGCCGGCGGCCATGTCGAGGAGTTCATGCGCAAGGCCGGGTTCACCGTGCTCGACAGCAAGCCGGTCGAGGTCGAGGGGATCCGGTTCCTCGGCGACAGCGATCCGACCCGCACCGGGCTCGGCAGCGCGGACACCCCGGGCGACGAGACGATCGAGCAGCAGTCGCAGCGGCTCGCGGACATCGCCTGCGATCAGCCGGACGACAAGCGGATCTCGACGATGGTGGTGCACGACCCGTCGTCGTTCGCCGACACCGCCGCCCGGGGGTGCGCGACGCTGCTGCTGTCCGGTCATTTGCACCGCCAGGTCGGGCCCGAGCACCGGGTGGTCGACAACCGCGCGGTCACGACGTACACGAACGGGACGACCGGGGGAGCGGCGTACGCCTTCGCGCTGGGCTACACGTTGCGCAAACCGGGTGAGGTCACCCTGATCACGTACCAGAAAGGCCTGCCGGTCGGTCTGCAGACGGTCACCGCCCAGCCCAGTGGCGACGTGACCGTCGGGCCCTACACCCCCTTGGGTTCTTGA
- a CDS encoding pentapeptide repeat-containing protein yields the protein MDLTVLKKVKLHGEDLRGTRASALRWTACRIDGCSFDGAVLRDLRIWDTTVTDCSFAGADLRGAVLGSWHKRRRNRWQRVSFAGADLRDATIVGALFDGCDFSNARLNGAQFEQCDLRDCTFAGDLTDVIFDCRPRPDRPSPAPLRDLDFGAATFHHTEFRDCHPQNVVLPEGVTFIPAYRSVARRALQSLALDTSPEATILRAELTLTLQGPGTESGATLYNPQDYKSENPTLAALAHHHLTS from the coding sequence GTGGATCTCACCGTTCTCAAGAAGGTCAAGTTGCACGGCGAGGACCTTCGTGGGACTCGGGCCAGCGCGTTGCGGTGGACCGCGTGCCGGATCGACGGTTGCTCGTTCGACGGCGCCGTACTGCGGGATCTGCGGATCTGGGACACCACAGTGACGGACTGCTCGTTCGCGGGCGCGGATCTGCGCGGCGCCGTACTCGGAAGCTGGCACAAGCGGCGACGGAACCGTTGGCAACGCGTCTCCTTCGCCGGTGCCGACCTGCGTGACGCCACGATCGTCGGAGCGCTCTTCGACGGGTGCGACTTCTCGAATGCGCGCCTGAACGGTGCCCAGTTCGAGCAGTGCGACCTGCGCGACTGCACGTTCGCCGGCGACCTGACCGACGTGATCTTCGACTGCCGCCCGCGCCCGGACCGCCCGTCCCCGGCACCACTGCGCGACCTCGACTTCGGCGCCGCGACCTTCCACCACACCGAGTTCCGCGACTGCCACCCGCAGAACGTCGTACTTCCGGAAGGCGTCACCTTCATCCCCGCCTACCGCTCCGTAGCCCGCCGCGCCCTCCAGTCCCTGGCCCTGGACACATCCCCCGAAGCCACCATCCTCCGCGCCGAACTAACCCTCACCCTCCAAGGCCCCGGCACCGAATCCGGCGCAACCCTCTACAACCCCCAAGACTACAAATCCGAAAACCCCACCCTCGCAGCCTTGGCCCACCACCACCTGACCTCGTGA